The following DNA comes from Hylaeus volcanicus isolate JK05 unplaced genomic scaffold, UHH_iyHylVolc1.0_haploid 12197, whole genome shotgun sequence.
attactttctttcattaaaCATACCGATGTGTTGTATAAAAAGCTTCTTCTACTCCATCTCCATGATGAATATCAATATCAATATACATTACACGGGGATGATATTTTAAGAGTTCCAAGATACACAAAACAATGTCCTgtacattagaaaaaaaaaattttattagttaaCTATTTTATTGACTAAAGTTacattaatataacaaaatccTGAAGCTTCTGCACGCTTTGCATGATGTAATCCCCCTGACCAATTTATGCAAATGTCTGCTTTTCCCGCATTCAGTCGAGCGGCTGCATCTATAGATGCACCTGCACAAGATTGCTACATAAAAGTTATACTGTTGTCATTTTGTATTGCTACCAAGGAAAAAACAACTTCACCTGGAATTCAAATAAACCTGGAAAAACAGGACAATCTGTTTGATCCCCAATATTAAAGCGCTTTGTGTGGTTAAGAAATTCTTTAGCATTTTCCGCTGTTACTACAGCTAGGAAATTCACATAATCATTATCATGAAAAAACGTGAGTTCACTTTCACTTGCACGATGCGGTTTAATTACCTAAAAAACATACAAGGATATTGTGGTTTGAATTTTAAGttaaatcaaaaaaaaaaaaacactcgaaACTTACATCCATTAAACGATACAATTCATAACCCTTTAATAAAGCATGCGTCATTCTAACCCGTTGAGGCTTCATCGGGTGACCTGGCCCGTAATAGTAACTTCCTATCTCGGAATCATAAAAATACGCAAcccttttttttatcagagaaattgaagacgaagacgCTTTCTCCATTTCGACCTTTGTCTTTGTGTGGGGTGTGACAGGTACGCGcacgtgtgtgtatgtgtgtttgTGTGAAAACAAAGAGTTACAAAACGATTTGACAGAATCGTCTTTACTGTTCTCTATTTGTGTCACAGTAATTTTTTTGATCAAGTCATACGTCGtccaagaaaaaaacatgtactttacattttttgaacGCACATGcctcatttttttaataaatgacacATCACATTGTACGGTATTGTATCATTAGGTTGTTTccaatcaaattttctttggtGGAACGCCACAACACGTTTGACATGTTTCAGTACATGTGTATCTAAAACAATGTGAGCATAGTGCATCAAGAACCATCACAGTGAACCTTTTAAGTGCTTACGTAACGCtttgtaaaattgttcaattttatgaaaaaaaatgtagtgTTCTTCTATAATACATTTGATAATATCTTCCACTATTCTTTCAATATCCATCTACAATACAAAACGTTTATTGCTATATTTTGTTCACACGTTCGTTACCCACTGGAAAAGCGAATTCGAGCGATCGTGCACACTCGTTCGAATGCGTGGCGAAAATTTTACCATTTTCAAAGtaacttaattttaatgttaaatgaCCCTAAACAgaaggtttttttttcttcttactagacttaaaaaaattattttattatttttaaacttacaTAAAGTTGGCATAGTAAACGATTCTCGTTGATTTTCCCAACGTCCCATTCAACCTTCCAACGACAAGATTTTACAGCActcctaaataaaaaaaccatACACGATTTTTATGGCATGGCTTTTTAATAAGAATAGTAACACTAACAAAAATCTCTCGAAGAGCGTTTTCAAACCTAACAATGGTATTTCGCTGGGACACTGAAAAAGAGAGTTTCTTACCAAAAATTTAGCACCTTCACAAGTTCTAAGGACACCACTATATAAAGTGTTTGcaacaaaacattttcatcgCAAGGTTTCTTAAAAAAACGACACGTAGATATCTATcatataaaaactaaaaatttaaagtCTTACTTTAGATAAACATTGTTGTAACACTCCGTTGTTATTCATCGTTAAAGATACCTCAGTATCTGTGTTTACAGAACAAGAACAGCGTGCATTCGGTAAATTACTCTTATAATGAGGATAAAGAAATGATTCGTAGCATTTCTTTTCCAGTGCATCACATAATTGACGTGATGAACTCGATTCTAACAACGCATGTCCCAATGTTTGTGGAATACAAAGCTTCTGAAGAACTTTCTATTATACCCTCCCCACACACAAAGatgtacataatttttcttttaatatttcagttcCACATACGTGATGGAACACATCGACttgaataatttgttgttCTTTTCTGAACACATACCAAGGATTTATTTGATGGCGTGCGCATTCCACacgatattttgaaaacaatgtcGTCTAcagatcattttttttttcttaatttaagtGAGATATTGACGTACACATTCTGTCGAACCCGACGTGGAACACGTGGTGTTGATCGTTTCTCCGTCGCATTGTTTTGTAGCTAAACATGGCAACCTATCTTTAACAAAGATAGGAACGCAATGATCTTGAAGATATGTCTCATATATTAAACAACactgatttaaaatttttttttttttttgtgaatccATTTTGTTTTCCCATGATGCTTCCAAAATTTTAAAGACACctaaaaaataacaacaagCATGTTTGGCACccgttttttaaaaaagaaattaaaatacatggaAGAATAATACAAGAAAGTCCtggaaataaagaatttagaaaattagaaaatgactctatataaattgaatacaatTCTTTTGGTTCCTTCATtccttaatttaaaaaaaatcttcacCAGTGCAgtatttgtttttctcttttaatattctacTACTATATTCGTGTACCACGTTATAGTTGTCTTAATAACATAATAAACCGTAACGttattgttttgaaaaaaaaataatcttgtGGCAAGTgttctgtttaaaataaaaaataagtaatgaCGTCTTATTACATTGGATAATTGGTATCAATTAAAAGATATGTAAAGtcacagatttatttttcattgactTTTTAAAATCCAcagatgtttttttttttattaataaaaaaaaatacatgtttccTTAAATGGGATAACaaaaaaacttcttttataaatgtttttttttttttaaatttttgaattaataaacatggaaaaaataaaagaaaagaaaattaaaaaaagcatAACAATctcaacaaatatatttaatttacttccTTCATTACGAGATGGAATTATAGTAACAGGAATTTATGTATGCTTCTTATGTTTCGGCTATATACAAGAAACACTCTTTCGTTCAAAAGACACCTCTGGGGTGACAAATCAGTTTAATTATCCTGTTTTTTTAGTATCATCCTTATGTTTAGGTAATATTTTGATCTCAGGAATCATATTGTATGCAGAAGATTCGCTCCATATTCACGCAGATGTCTCATCTAGTGATGTGGATGATGTAGGCCAATATCATCAGTTAGCATCCCTTCAAACAACTGACAATTCAAAACTTCTCACGAAAAACTCAATAAAGcattgtaatattttgctTCAAGGTTGGATCAATTTCCAGCAGTTTTTGTCAacatatttgttttctatcaaatcaaatgttttatatgaaatatttttgtcatcTTTAACTTATGTATTTTCAATGCTATGCACCAATTATGCATTATCCCATGTTACTTATCCAACACAAATTCTTATAAAGTCAGCGAAAACGATACCGGTGATATTAGGAgggtttatattttttaagaaaaagtatccTCTTTTTGATTATATAGTTGTTGTAATTATAACAACCTGTCTTATAGTTTATAATAGATTAAACTCAAAACCAATTGTGAACAAAACGACTTCGAATAACTTTCtaggaattctttttttatgtatttctttattttgtgaTTCCATGACTGGACCACGCCAAGATCAACTCCTTTGTCATGTTAAAATATCTTCAACacatttaatgtttttaactAACATTTTCGCTTATTTTACGTCCctttgttgtattttattatttgaaggAACACAACCTTTAGCGTATTGCTTACAACATCCTCGTATCCTTTATcatataacattttattgtatttctgcTTCGCTAGgacaattatttgttttcgcTGCTCTCACAGCTTTTGGTAGTCTTCGtttaactttaattacaaCAACACGCAAATTCTTTACAGTTCTTTTAAGTGTGTTACTTTTTGGTCACTCCATCACCTTCTCTCAATGGCTGTGTGttgtgttaatttttgtttcgctcGCTTATCAAAGTTATCAAACAAAACGTCTTAAAAAACAATcttaatgttaaaaatgttttccaagTTCGGTATTCTATAGTCATTTTTGGATTTGTCACATTCAAAGTACTATACAACTCCTGactagaaaagaaattatttatttccaaaattgTCTTGATTTGTGCTCACGTGTAACGCCCGACTTGTAATAGACATNNNNNNNNNNCTTTATTGTCACATTTGTCTTGATTTGTGCTCACGTGTAACGCCCgagtagaaaaaaattatttattcacatcGATTGTGTTTGTTCTTGCATCGGGCGTCATCTGTTCTACTTTTCATTAGTGTCATGAATTCATTAAATCATTTaactttaaaacaaaaacaatgtaTAGAGTAagatattcttttttcatgtttttttatcTGTAGTGGTTTTTCTGTAGAGCGACTTTCTCCTTTTTAGACACGAATAATGATGAACATTTGAATCAGAATGAAACAATAACGTTATTACGGTGTTTAGGTATAACAAAactttcattatattattgtacaaaaaatgACGCACATTTGTTGTCAGGTCAAACAGGGTCCACAAAAGATTTGCTAAACAAAATAACGCGTAAGCCgttaaaaaacacaaaaaaaacaatttttagttGCACGAATTAAACTTTGGTCTATTAAAAAGCTTATTTTGTAgaaagcaaaacaaaaaatgaaaagaaggaAAGCAGTGAAGATAAGCAAGTGAGTAATGGTAAGTGAATGAATAGTATTTTTTGATCATGTAATTTCCTTTCTTCAAAACCAATGTTGCAGAAATCAatatcaaaacatttttaacattatttcaaCAACACTATACTTCGCCCATAGATGAAAATTTACTGAGTGAAGCGTTTCAATGTTTTGATACAGAGTTCAATGGAAGATTATCATTTAATGAACTTCAATATATCTTAACGTTCCCTGGAACAGAACCTTTTACCAGTGacgaattaaatgttttattcacGCATCTTAAAACAATTTACGGCAAAGCGTCCACAATTCAAGGACTCGATACGCACGACTTTACTGAAAGGTGTGTATTGTTAGAGTGATGGTCAtcctcaatttttctttttgttttccttttatttataacaaaccAAAGATTAATCTTTGGACCTTCCCATACAACTAGGTAAtagttgtaatattttttttttacttattaacaaaaatggatactataaatagtttaaaattaagtctttttttttgtaaaggaaacggtagacgaaagaaaaacattgttttgATACCAAAACGATTTGAAAACCTCAACACACAATTGgggttaaaaaattttttagcACTCGAAAAAACACcctttcttattaaaaatcaatggTTTTATTTAATGGCTTTAAATGCTCGTGAACCAAAAACAACTGATAAAAGCGCTACTAAATAAAAGGCTACAATAAGTCCAATGGTTCCACATATACGtaagaaaatatctttttcattcattacAAGAGTTGGTCCAAGTTGGATAGGAATATAcagattctaaaaaaaaaggtaacaaTTACAAAAGACATGGAAAGTAGAAGTGCCTACCATAGGTAATTTATGATATTTGTTAAATCTATCCAGGTAAGACATGGGTCTATTATTTAAGCgttttttgtattcaaataaaatgtcagCTGTATGACCGTCCACGAACTGTGTCGTAAAGTCGGTTTTTGTTAATGTATGAAAACAGAAACCAACTTTATTATCATAGAAAACCGAATTAGGCATAGCAGTTCGGGGTATATGATCGGAAGAGGAACCGGTTCCACAATTGATATGAATCAAAGAACCATCTTCTATTAATTCCATATTAAAATCACCTCCTGAGATATAGGCATCCACATTAgttgattttaataattgacgTAATGTTTGAGATAAATAAGCATCTCCTTTACTTGCACCAGAAGATAAAATGGGCTTGTCTCCAACAACAATTACCCAATCTACCACACTTCCAGCAATTGTCAATGTTTCTCTTAAATCATTCCAATGTAATTCAGTAATATTTTGCTGAGGGAAATTTTCACTCAAAATATACGTATCAATCATCACATAAATCACAGACGCTCGTGATGACCCAAAATTAACTCCCGtctcttaaaagaaaaacaaaattgtcatactatcataattaaaataacatactTGTTGTATCACGAAAATGATCTAAACGATGATACCATGCGTTAGGCATTGTCCATACTGGGGCCGTTGCTTTTTTAGATTCTTCTATACTATCTGTGTGATATGTCATATtcgtataaacaatttctgCAGTGTAGTTTTTATTCCAATCCTCTAGACCTAAAACTGTAAGAAACGGTACTTTCAAATTGCTGTGAAGATACGCCTGTGTAAAGCTCGTATTCCATTTAGTATCATTTAATCCATCAATTCCCCCAATGAAATTACTTCCAGGTGatattatatgttttatagGCTGCTTTTCACAAAAAACGCTTAACGTTTTTCCACAAGCATATTGTGCTGAGGATCCTGATCCCCAATTTCCTAGACTAGCAAAATGTAATTGAGCATCACTTTTGCatagaaacaatgaaaaaacaaataacaagaCATTCCAATAtcgcattaaaaaaattcgattcgttACACTTGAGAAAACCATTGCATTTAGCAATGCTTCGACTTGTACActcccaaaataaatttattttcaaacgaatatttgtttaacacaaaaaaaaaaaattaagagaaattttaaataaacaccACAACTTGATTCAAGGTAATTTTCTATCAGGTCAcactaatttttttcaacaacCTTCTATTACTTCAACACAGTTTTATAAAAGTACTTtgaaaaaaacttgaaaaaataaagtccctgttataaaaaaaaagtagatcACTTTCAATACCACAATTTGTGGTTTGAACCTgacatattcttttttttttttttcctgtcctagtaattcattaaaatgttcGTACCACACACAATCTAAATGACCAGAAAAGTGGGGATTGTACATGTGCTCTTAATTTATGTggctttttacatttttcaaaagtatttattttcaatttcactggttaaaaaaaaaatcaatttgttatttttgtcaAACAGATGCGATCACTCGACATTGTCTACTAAAGCTTTACAACAATCATTTAACCAGATTCGCTCGAAATACGGAGCCAGTCATACGATgaatgttttattagaaaatatcttAACAGAAACAATACCAttgaacagtttttttttttttttgaacacccacAAATTGGTAAGATTAgtttataatgtttttaaaacatttcttatttaaaaaggCTTTCTATTTTCGagcgtctttttttttattttacacataaTTACCTATTACACTCAATTTTTTTGTGACATATGTATACTATGCATGGAACTGCTTAAATGACTTAAAGGCAAGTTAAGGTGATGTTTAACAtgataatttcgttttttttccataCCAAGATAAAAACATGTATTCTAAGGGACCATTTAccgtattgaaaattttacggTCGAAACGAATATAATAAACTTGCTTGCGCAAACAGGTTTATAGCAATAGacgtgttttaaaaaaaatctttaagGCCAAATCAAAAAACATCTTTAACGTTACATcagcatttaaaaaataaaatagaaaggtAACGTATTAGTATAAGATCACATGAAACATCCTTGACTGCTCGAGCGCCTCACACATACTGTTTCATACCACTAGATCCATTTGACATGGGAAAAACGCAAGAGTACTGGATTTAAAACAGCGAGTCGGTGCGTGAAGGAAATTAGTCAGCTTATGAAACTTACCCTGTTTAGTAATacacgaaaaaagaaaaaacgaattttagtttaataacttagtataatatatatgcgTTTCAAATAACGTGTACGTAAAAGGATAATGTCAGAatatagaatgaaaaaaaaaaaattggaaaagtaAAAGGGTAATATAGGAGAATCTTACAGTCACGCAAGTGAGTATTTTACAGAATTGAAGCCATATTTGTGCAGTTtagataaaatttgtaattaacgtGAAAGAcgtttgttataaaaatgatttaaaaaatacaaaaattggatAGGTTAAAACGTTTAAATGATGAATGGAGTCAATACCAAACGCCTGAAGTGTGTTAAACCTGCTGGAATTAATtgccttcttttttctttttttttgttaagcGATTAAGAGCAATTATGTCATTTTTACGCTTCTTCTCAACTTGCTCCAAATAATGCGTGTTTTCTCGACGCATTTGTTGAAGTTCTAGAGCACGACTCACTTCACGagctttcttttttcctgtATGGTATTCTAAAAGATGATGCCATTTAAATTTTGAGAGGTAACGAAGGTTCCAAATATCTTCTCTCCAAAAATTATGACGTTTCGGTCCACCCACAggtgtattatttaaatgattgCCAACAAATTTGGCTACTTTCTTACTGTCAAACTCTATCCAGCCAtctttaaacattattttctttgatccACCAGCTCTTagtcttttttttcgttcgactagcaaacaaaaaaaaaaaattatttttctatacggTCATTGTTTTACCTGGATTTTCGGgagttaaaaaaatacgatGAACCTTTCCAAAGTTTTCCATATACTGGCGAAGCTTGGTAGCATTCATGAAACAGGGAATACGTGAAACATAAACAATGCCTcttgtttcttcgttttcatCCGTAGGATCAGtagttttgtttaaaaaggTTTGACTTGTACTGCTTGATTCTATAGCCAAGACATTCTTTACAAAGCTAATGTTACtattttgacaaatttcaagattaaaattcttctCCTCCTTTTCTTCACATGTTGTTACTTTGTTTTGTATTGCTGCTGGTTCCTTTTGgtgtttaatcattttcttgtgctaattatttttttttaaaaaccgTAAAACTGTAAGAATGGTATGTATGAATttgacttttttatttattgcttttttattaattaaatcttcgtgaaaataaacacatcttcataaattttttaaatttctattaccATAAAAACTCTAATGGGATGTGTCTTTTGTCAATAGAAAATTCAGGGTTTACAAAGCAAAAATTTAAGTGATCCTGATGACAATTTCTGACACAAAAGGTGAGCTAAACAGTTGTTTGCGAAATGTAGGCGGAAAGTTTTTGTTAAGTCTTCAAACTGACATTATACTTGCATGAACAACCCTCACAAAACACGATTGTAAATGACTGaatgtaaaatgtttcaaacgtAGTTTACAGGAAAGCGTAATTTAAATAAGGTACATGTTTCTTACATGATGTTGTGTTGCAAAATCCAAATCAATGGTGACATCATAACCGCAgcgacaagaaaaaaaaaacgtatcaAGACCAACGTTTTCCGTTTCactcaaatttatttggtatgCCTGAAGTGTGTCTTCCGTAGAAAATTCGAGTGACTTTAAATCACTGTTGTtgttaagtaattttttttcaagaaattcaaAAGCTTCCAAAACGTGTTGGAATTCCTCCGTTGGCTTGGTGGATGTCTTTGCTTCTTTTTCAAGTTGATGAGCAATTTTGTCTGGATGACAGTGTAGGGCTTTACGtctgaaacatttttggaGTGCATGGAGATctttaatttctgttataTTAAGTAATGATAATGCTGTTTCATATGTCATTACCATTACCCTTAACAATTACGGTACTTTGACACCGTGTAACGAAAACGCTTACAAAAGTAAACTGCAGCAGGCATCCTTGACCGTAACAGATCTGTCCTGGAACTCATTGTCTGATCTTATCAAACACTTTTTAAACTGGTCCAAAACAGAGAcctttttaccattttttttttatgaaaaaaagcCTGACATTACatatacaaaatgtttcacacacattttaaaaaaattaagttaaaaagaaaagcattTCTTCGGTAGCTAAACACCAAGCAATATTGTATCCAACATACCATTCAACAACAacttttgtaaagaaaatatatttgtttaaagtaaaatgttattttgaCCTTTATTCCTTGGTTGctgtagaaataattttatactaacAACTTGTTACTAGCCTATCGCTTTGACGTACAAGGACCTTATAACGTACAGAAAAACAGTTCCATagaaaactttttcaatagaaGAATACCACAATCTAACCCTCTTTTTAATGCAATAAATCGTGACCTTATcccttttgaattttttttttcaaaaaaagtaCACTGGATTTTCTCTTACAAGGCTTGTTGTATAAGGATATCTCAAGTCATGTTAgcatattcattttaaaatcacATACGAAAAGGCGTTTAATAATTTGGGATATATCTTGAAacgttgtttattttattgaaaacggTCATGGATTCAAAACGGGTAATTCCTTTATGAgatttggtttttttttgatattatGTCTTGCTGTATGAACTTTTCTTTGTTCAACTTTGGCTCTTCTATTAGTTGAAAGTCGAATCTTCTATTTGTGTCAGAGAAGGTGATTTGGGTCGAggtcttttttttaaaggttcTCATACAAATAACGCAGTCGTTCCTAACGATATACTTTTTCATGAAGTACCTTGTGAAACAGTCCCCATGTTTTTCTCCGAGTACTGTTGctcttttgaataaaaattgattttttttaattatctagATTATGTTGCcaattatgtaatatatgCTTGCGACCCCTACAAACACTACACACAAGAATCAATCGTGTTTTAAAGCTGTAGGTCGTGATTTTGTCATAaccgtttctttatttttagtcGAATATGATAATAGTTTTCAAGTCAGACACATAAAAACACAACATGTTTAAcaagaagggaaaaaaaaaaaattcaacaatttgaaataactgtTTTGAATGccttttcgaacaaaattaagaaagttcatatttataaatgtcaAACCTGTCATACGCAAGTGTGTTCACGTAATTGCTGGAAGGTCCGTTTGTAATAAAAACTAGTAGTTCATTACACTCACGATTTTTTCCACAGTCTATGCAGTCAAAGTCATGGCATCGTGTTGTCTGTCAATCCTTCTCTACCGCGCTTCCTGATAACGCATTAACTAGCATTTCctctattataaatttatggaATCATTATGTTAAGTACtgtcaacaaaaaaaaaacacaagtGATTTGCCTTTTCTTTGATTTAAAAGCTATTCTCAAAAAACGTATGAAGGTTTTTTACTCGTCGCTCGTTTACTCTGCCGTGTTGCCGACAGTTATGAAACCCACGGACTACAAAAAgcttttttaacaaaatcgCTCCTTATAACATTAAATCAAAAAaaggatatttattattggtatgaacatttccattttgataccctttcattttcttttcacgaaAGGGCCTTTTTgagagaaggaaaaaaagcaTATCATCGAATGAATCCTAAGACTGTTTCTGCAAAAGATATTGAGGAGACTTATCAAAAGTAATGCTAATAGTAGTAGAAACCTTTTTTCTCAGTTAAATTTGTGTTCCCTGGAGTAGATCTCTCgaaaattttagtttactcgaagaattttttaaccagCGAGCGTACTTTATGCACAAGACTTTTGAGGATTTCACACCGTTTCAGTTCCATTATGTCAAtatagatttttcattttatacgcGTCTTTTGGTAGGTGAATATTTtagtaagaaaaaattgttactaaGCTAAGTGACGCCGAAGGTTCAGTTAGAACTGGTTAATGTCCAAGCCATTTTAGAAGATCCAAATTATGATGCATTTAGTCAGTTTATCTCATCCACGACTCTACCCTTCGATTCTCTAATCCACTATCAAAAAGTAGGCATTTTCTATAATGTTAACACCAAACGTTTTCGAAAGTATTATGTTTTAATACAACGCTctcattattatataatagatatttcaaaaagcTACCAAAATTCTTGATCCTACTGAAAACGTTACCACGTTAAGTTTTCCAGAATTActtactcttttttttcgtgaaattcaTGGATACAGTTATTGTCCTATTATTGGCTTGATGAACCATAGCTGCTCACCAAATGTGTCTCTTGATGTGTACCGAAATGACACCAAACAATCGACTCGTATTCTCCAATGGTCATCTAATGAATTAACTATAGGAATCTCAACATACCCTCTTCTATGCAAGGTAAGTTACACCCCCAAAAAAATAGAGACATACAACCTAGAATGGTTAAGCGATTCCTTTATCGGTctctatttattctttttgtagATTGTGCTAATGGAAAATTTACGTGCAGGTGATGAACTACTACTTGTAGGTTATTTGGGGTTAACGAATGATTGTTTTTTCCTGTTTTAtaaactttctattttttgttaGTCTTATATTGATGAAACGCAACCTTTAGTTAGCCGATGTCGTCAGCTTAAAGTAGAGTATGGATTCGTTTGTCGTTGTACTAAATGTATTTATCAAGTAAAGCATAAACGAAAATTGCCTTCTAGTTTCTATTTATCTGGTGGACTGCTGTTTTTTTCTAGGCCAAACAATTTTACTACGAAAACAAACACAAAACAGAATGAATgcttgattcatttttttcaatcatcATCGTTCTTTCAAAGTAATGGTATATTACAAAACTTCCTTATATACGTTAGCATctggtttttcgttaaaacgCCAATAAGACTATCATTTTTAGTGATCCAAATTGTTCTGcatcataataaaaaaatatgaaaaactaGATACACTCAAGTATTTTATGTTCAAACGTTGcgtgaagaaagaaaacgtacTCAACATCGAAATATCTAAAGATTGTATGAGCATCCGTCATTGACGCTACAGCACATAAACGAAAAGGTTG
Coding sequences within:
- the LOC128882988 gene encoding uncharacterized protein LOC128882988 isoform X6; this encodes MFFSELCCQLCNICLRPLQTLHTRINRVLKLQTHKNTTCLTRREKKKIQQFEITVLNAFSNKIKKVHIYKCQTCHTQVCSRNCWKSMQSKSWHRVVCQSFSTALPDNALTSISSIINLWNHYVNYSQKTYEGFLLVARLLCRVADSYETHGLQKAFLTKSLLITLNQKKDIYYWAFLREGKKAYHRMNPKTVSAKDIEETYQKSLENFSLLEEFFNQRAYFMHKTFEDFTPFQFHYVNIDFSFYTRLLVQLELVNVQAILEDPNYDAFSQFISSTTLPFDSLIHYQKIFQKATKILDPTENVTTLSFPELLTLFFREIHGYSYCPIIGLMNHSCSPNVSLDVYRNDTKQSTRILQWSSNELTIGISTYPLLCKIVLMENLRAGDELLLSYIDETQPLVSRCRQLKVEYGFVCRCTKCIYQAKQFYYENKHKTE
- the LOC128882988 gene encoding uncharacterized protein LOC128882988 isoform X8, translating into MLATPTNTTHKNQSCFKATHKNTTCLTRREKKKIQQFEITVLNAFSNKIKKVHIYKCQTCHTQVCSRNCWKSMQSKSWHRVVCQSFSTALPDNALTSISSIINLWNHYVNYSQKTYEGFLLVARLLCRVADSYETHGLQKAFLTKSLLITLNQKKDIYYWAFLREGKKAYHRMNPKTVSAKDIEETYQKSLENFSLLEEFFNQRAYFMHKTFEDFTPFQFHYVNIDFSFYTRLLVQLELVNVQAILEDPNYDAFSQFISSTTLPFDSLIHYQKIFQKATKILDPTENVTTLSFPELLTLFFREIHGYSYCPIIGLMNHSCSPNVSLDVYRNDTKQSTRILQWSSNELTIGISTYPLLCKIVLMENLRAGDELLLSYIDETQPLVSRCRQLKVEYGFVCRCTKCIYQAKQFYYENKHKTE
- the LOC128882988 gene encoding uncharacterized protein LOC128882988 isoform X7; this translates as MLATPTNTTHKNQSCFKAFSSQTHKNTTCLTRREKKKIQQFEITVLNAFSNKIKKVHIYKCQTCHTQVCSRNCWKSMQSKSWHRVVCQSFSTALPDNALTSISSIINLWNHYVNYSQKTYEGFLLVARLLCRVADSYETHGLQKAFLTKSLLITLNQKKDIYYWAFLREGKKAYHRMNPKTVSAKDIEETYQKSLENFSLLEEFFNQRAYFMHKTFEDFTPFQFHYVNIDFSFYTRLLVQLELVNVQAILEDPNYDAFSQFISSTTLPFDSLIHYQKIFQKATKILDPTENVTTLSFPELLTLFFREIHGYSYCPIIGLMNHSCSPNVSLDVYRNDTKQSTRILQWSSNELTIGISTYPLLCKIVLMENLRAGDELLLSYIDETQPLVSRCRQLKVEYGFVCRCTKCIYQAKQFYYENKHKTE